One genomic segment of Methanobrevibacter oralis includes these proteins:
- the cfbE gene encoding coenzyme F430 synthase, which yields MTETTTNLVIDLTHGGVKIAINLAKKGEKVYAYDIYNTLKIDEKKLLKNYKVELIQLKDINKLRNNLKVIYPIHLPLTHEEIKKHNPDLNYTFITHHKAVKELLKEWGKNILKVEITGVKGKTSSVFMLKEILIDKNPLILSSLGAIFYNNGKKSLLKKNISITPANIKETIDLANGKDYNLAIFENSLGACGIGDVGLLTNIAENYSIAKNKCNAAEAKKQIFDCNLVVCQKESLDKYYSDIHHEKINSFSLDDKNANLYLNDVNFSLDKTIMDLEYKDMITLKGERISGNFKVESFAPGLHHVSNVLGVVLTCLSLNIDKEKIISGLKKYKGIKGRTNKKTIKNSIIIEEINPGINTKAIKESINMIKDLKNYYIAIGGDYGITCEEIDEKKVSEFLDTISNDIILTGPVGNGILDKMKNKPKYMENYNEVYDLAIKNNKNLLFIYRSNYSKLSKR from the coding sequence ATGACGGAAACCACTACTAATCTAGTAATTGATTTAACACATGGTGGAGTCAAAATAGCTATTAATTTAGCTAAAAAAGGTGAAAAAGTATATGCTTATGACATATACAACACATTAAAAATTGATGAAAAAAAGCTTTTAAAGAATTATAAAGTAGAATTAATCCAATTAAAAGACATAAATAAGTTAAGAAATAATTTAAAAGTTATTTATCCAATTCATCTTCCTTTAACACATGAAGAAATTAAAAAACACAATCCCGATTTAAATTATACATTCATCACACACCACAAAGCAGTTAAAGAACTTTTAAAAGAATGGGGCAAAAATATTTTAAAAGTAGAAATAACAGGAGTTAAAGGGAAAACTAGCTCTGTTTTTATGCTTAAAGAAATATTAATAGATAAAAATCCTTTAATTTTATCTAGTTTAGGTGCAATTTTTTATAACAATGGTAAAAAGAGCCTGCTCAAAAAAAATATCTCAATAACTCCAGCTAATATTAAAGAAACAATAGATTTAGCAAATGGAAAGGATTATAATTTAGCTATTTTTGAAAACTCTCTTGGAGCTTGCGGTATTGGTGATGTTGGTCTTTTAACAAACATTGCTGAAAATTATTCAATAGCTAAAAACAAATGTAATGCAGCTGAAGCTAAAAAACAAATATTTGATTGTAACCTTGTAGTTTGTCAAAAAGAAAGTTTAGATAAGTATTATTCAGATATCCATCATGAAAAAATCAATAGCTTTTCTCTAGATGATAAAAATGCTAATCTTTACTTAAATGATGTGAATTTTTCATTAGATAAAACAATCATGGACTTAGAATATAAAGACATGATAACTCTAAAAGGAGAAAGAATAAGTGGTAATTTTAAAGTGGAAAGCTTTGCACCAGGACTTCATCATGTTTCAAATGTACTAGGAGTTGTTTTAACCTGTTTATCATTAAATATTGATAAAGAAAAAATAATATCTGGACTTAAAAAATATAAAGGAATTAAAGGAAGAACAAATAAAAAAACAATTAAAAATAGCATTATTATAGAAGAGATTAATCCTGGAATAAATACAAAAGCTATAAAAGAATCAATAAACATGATTAAAGATTTAAAAAATTATTACATTGCTATTGGTGGAGATTATGGTATTACTTGTGAAGAAATTGATGAAAAAAAAGTAAGTGAATTTTTAGATACTATTAGCAATGATATTATACTTACAGGACCTGTTGGTAATGGAATATTAGATAAAATGAAAAATAAGCCAAAATATATGGAAAATTATAATGAAGTTTATGATTTAGCTATTAAAAACAACAAAAACTTATTATTCATTTACAGATCCAATTACAGCAAATTATCTAAACGATAA
- the hemC gene encoding hydroxymethylbilane synthase — MIVGTRGSQLALAQTKQVCSELSKITKKAIDINIIKTKGDKITNSQLYNIDSKGLFTKELDIALLDEEVDFTVHSFKDLPTELDEDLEIVAVPKRESPNEVLISDKSWNELKTGSKLGTSSLRREAFCNRYQKDFELKPMRGNIETRIRKVYESDLDATIMAEAGIKRLNLTKYIKQVFSLDYITPPAGQGALAIITRKDSDKKEAISKLNDYTSMQEVFAEKKVLEELGVGCQWPIGSIARMKENQFNIYSILLTKEGNILKEQTEKGSIKNAVELGKKIGRLFEDYV, encoded by the coding sequence ATGATTGTTGGAACAAGAGGAAGTCAATTAGCACTTGCACAAACAAAACAAGTATGTTCTGAACTGTCTAAAATAACAAAAAAAGCTATTGACATCAACATAATTAAAACAAAAGGAGATAAAATAACTAATTCTCAACTATACAACATAGATTCAAAAGGATTATTTACTAAAGAATTAGATATTGCTCTTCTTGATGAAGAAGTTGATTTTACTGTTCATAGTTTTAAAGATTTGCCTACTGAATTAGATGAAGATTTAGAAATAGTAGCTGTCCCTAAACGTGAATCTCCAAATGAAGTTCTAATATCAGATAAAAGTTGGAATGAATTAAAAACAGGTTCTAAACTTGGAACAAGTAGCTTAAGACGTGAAGCTTTTTGTAATCGTTACCAAAAAGATTTTGAACTTAAACCTATGAGAGGTAACATTGAAACTAGAATTCGAAAAGTTTATGAAAGTGATTTAGATGCTACTATTATGGCTGAAGCAGGAATTAAACGATTAAATTTAACAAAATACATAAAACAAGTATTTTCTCTAGATTATATCACACCTCCTGCTGGACAAGGAGCATTAGCCATTATAACTAGAAAAGATTCTGATAAAAAAGAAGCTATATCAAAGTTAAATGATTATACTTCAATGCAAGAAGTATTTGCAGAAAAAAAAGTGCTTGAAGAACTTGGTGTTGGCTGTCAATGGCCAATTGGTTCAATTGCACGTATGAAAGAAAATCAGTTTAATATTTATTCAATATTATTAACTAAAGAAGGAAATATCTTAAAAGAGCAAACTGAAAAAGGTTCCATTAAAAATGCTGTTGAACTTGGTAAAAAAATTGGGAGACTTTTTGAGGACTATGTTTAA
- a CDS encoding Gfo/Idh/MocA family protein: MSAVNVGVIGVGAMGENHVRVYHKMEEANLIAISDVNERALKRIEKKYETTGYTDYNELLENPEIEAVSICVPTTFHHSVVMEAIKNKKHVLVEKPIAFTLEEAEEMIAAAKEAGVILATGHVERFNPAVQKAKELVDDGVIGDIVSAFAKRVGPLPPRIKDVGVAIDLAIHDLDVMNYLFDENIVQVYGVMNSILDDCEFEDHAEIMVSFDNESTGIIEVNWLTPYKRRELELTGTDGIISVDYIEQSIDVFGKFAQDIEIKHEEPLKEELKSFLNAVENDQEPEITGEDGLKALKMVIAANKSSREHKPISFDEL, encoded by the coding sequence TTGAGTGCAGTAAATGTAGGAGTTATTGGAGTAGGAGCAATGGGTGAAAACCATGTGCGTGTATACCATAAAATGGAAGAAGCTAATTTAATTGCTATTTCAGATGTTAATGAAAGAGCTTTAAAAAGAATCGAAAAAAAATATGAAACAACCGGTTATACTGACTACAATGAATTATTAGAAAATCCTGAAATAGAAGCAGTTAGTATTTGTGTCCCAACAACATTCCACCATTCAGTAGTGATGGAAGCCATTAAAAACAAAAAGCATGTTTTAGTTGAAAAACCAATTGCATTTACTTTAGAAGAAGCTGAAGAAATGATTGCTGCTGCAAAAGAAGCAGGAGTTATACTTGCAACAGGACATGTAGAACGATTTAACCCCGCAGTTCAAAAAGCTAAAGAACTTGTTGATGATGGTGTTATTGGAGATATCGTTTCAGCATTTGCAAAAAGAGTAGGACCACTACCTCCAAGAATAAAAGATGTTGGTGTTGCAATAGATTTAGCTATTCATGATTTAGATGTAATGAATTACTTATTTGATGAAAATATTGTTCAAGTTTATGGCGTAATGAACAGTATTTTAGATGATTGTGAATTTGAAGATCATGCTGAAATTATGGTAAGTTTTGATAATGAATCTACTGGAATTATTGAAGTTAATTGGTTAACTCCATACAAAAGAAGAGAATTAGAACTTACTGGAACTGATGGTATCATATCTGTAGATTATATTGAACAAAGTATTGATGTATTTGGCAAATTTGCTCAAGATATTGAAATTAAACATGAAGAACCATTGAAAGAAGAGTTAAAATCTTTTTTAAATGCAGTTGAAAACGATCAAGAACCAGAAATCACTGGTGAAGATGGTCTTAAAGCTCTTAAAATGGTTATTGCTGCTAATAAATCTTCTAGGGAACATAAACCAATTAGTTTTGATGAACTTTAA
- a CDS encoding orotate phosphoribosyltransferase-like protein, protein MKKKLIKKAQELRQHGFTTGEIADELNVSMDTARWLTLQKPTEEKTKAPTDFAINWKSVGGNSTRLRYVSGALSDMALSHGEANVVVGIAVSGVPFATMMADFLEDMSETETSLAIFHPNKHRKGQDTTDDEGTISTNFGNVEGKKVIIVDDVITSGKTVKEVIHTVKDQGGEPTCVTVLIDKAGLSEIEDVPIESLIKVSRLG, encoded by the coding sequence TTGAAGAAAAAATTAATTAAAAAAGCTCAAGAACTAAGACAACACGGTTTTACAACTGGAGAAATAGCTGATGAACTCAATGTTAGTATGGACACAGCTAGATGGTTAACTTTACAAAAACCAACTGAAGAAAAAACAAAAGCACCAACAGACTTTGCAATAAATTGGAAAAGTGTTGGAGGTAATTCAACACGTTTAAGATATGTTTCTGGTGCATTAAGTGACATGGCATTATCTCATGGAGAAGCAAATGTAGTTGTTGGAATTGCTGTAAGTGGTGTACCATTTGCAACCATGATGGCTGATTTTTTAGAAGATATGTCAGAAACAGAAACTTCACTAGCTATTTTCCACCCAAATAAACATAGAAAAGGACAAGACACAACTGATGATGAAGGAACTATCAGTACAAACTTCGGAAATGTTGAAGGTAAAAAAGTCATTATTGTAGATGATGTTATAACTAGCGGTAAAACTGTAAAAGAAGTCATTCATACAGTTAAAGACCAAGGTGGAGAACCTACTTGTGTTACCGTATTAATTGATAAAGCAGGATTATCTGAAATTGAAGATGTTCCTATCGAATCGTTAATAAAAGTTAGTAGACTAGGATAA
- a CDS encoding TetR/AcrR family transcriptional regulator translates to MEVKAGSVEERIINASFDVLEKEGYSGATTKKIAKKANINEVTLFRKFKSKHRLMEIVKEYYSDYLINQLEEIFQFNDEISFEEYSKNCFYKIVNLSDNELNIIKIGLEEVRNPGDEQLFSKTSDMIINKLTEFFKIKIAKKEIKKVNPHVLALNMFSILFESMILWKVYGKSPHYDIDQYVKDFLEIIINGIKCEV, encoded by the coding sequence ATGGAAGTAAAAGCTGGTAGTGTTGAAGAGAGAATAATAAATGCTTCATTTGATGTATTAGAAAAAGAAGGATACAGTGGAGCAACGACAAAAAAAATTGCTAAAAAAGCCAATATAAATGAAGTAACATTATTTAGAAAGTTCAAATCAAAACACAGGTTAATGGAAATAGTTAAAGAATATTATAGTGATTATTTAATAAATCAATTAGAAGAAATATTTCAATTTAATGATGAAATTAGTTTTGAAGAATACTCAAAAAATTGTTTTTATAAAATAGTAAATTTGTCTGATAATGAATTAAATATTATTAAAATAGGATTAGAAGAAGTAAGAAATCCCGGGGATGAACAATTATTTTCAAAAACTTCTGATATGATAATAAATAAACTAACAGAATTTTTTAAAATAAAAATTGCTAAAAAAGAAATAAAAAAAGTTAATCCACATGTATTAGCCTTAAATATGTTTAGTATTCTTTTTGAATCCATGATTCTTTGGAAAGTTTATGGAAAAAGTCCCCATTATGATATAGACCAGTATGTTAAAGACTTCCTTGAAATTATAATAAATGGAATAAAATGTGAGGTATAA
- a CDS encoding YhgE/Pip domain-containing protein, giving the protein MEKTLKNISEIMKNDLKSAFQNPIVVIVLVALIIIPSLYALINIEACWDPYQRTDDIDFAIANLDNGSQYDGEKIEAGSELVNELKNNSDFNWKFVSEKDLRQGVDNGTYYAGIIIPKNFSQKVVSITSDNPESAKLIYIVNIKENPVANKLTDSGAKAVYNTMNAKIVEFINIAAYGKLGDLQSSLSSGSMQLSSGASQLSSGAHDVSNGANKVSSGASNLANAKNQVNSGANDVQNGASQIKSGSNNINKGASDLSNAAGQVSSGSKKVQDSASQIQSSIDPSKLPDGPVKNVVEGSVKLANSSSKVASGSNSVAQGSVKLANNSAKLANGASDVAGGASKLANGAVDLADGSGKLAEGSLSLAAGSQLLANSAASALFSASSSLAIASDSLSDVTGIDKDKVGDYFYSPVELEKEELYPVDNYGSQVAPFYIVLSMWVGAVITGAMIKVGSSHKTKYKPIEVYFGKLALFIIMSILQALITLSSAFILGITVENPALFIFSGVLISVIFMTIVYSFLSALGTVGEGVAVILLVLQISGTGGIYPIEIMSPIFQQLYSYLPMTHAITLLRESALGIVWSNYIPALVFLVVVGILTEIIAIIIKTKADKRSHYFEERLKESGLFK; this is encoded by the coding sequence ATGGAAAAAACATTAAAAAACATTTCTGAAATCATGAAAAATGATTTAAAATCAGCATTTCAAAACCCAATTGTAGTTATTGTTTTAGTAGCTTTAATTATCATTCCATCATTATACGCACTCATAAATATTGAAGCTTGTTGGGATCCCTACCAAAGAACTGACGATATAGATTTTGCAATAGCTAATCTAGATAATGGTTCTCAATATGATGGTGAAAAAATAGAAGCTGGTAGCGAACTTGTAAATGAGTTAAAAAATAATAGTGATTTTAACTGGAAATTTGTTAGTGAAAAAGATTTGAGGCAAGGAGTAGATAATGGAACATATTACGCTGGAATCATAATCCCTAAAAATTTCAGTCAAAAAGTAGTTTCGATTACCTCAGATAATCCAGAATCTGCAAAATTAATTTATATTGTCAATATTAAAGAAAATCCAGTTGCAAATAAACTAACAGATAGTGGAGCAAAAGCTGTATATAATACTATGAATGCAAAAATTGTAGAATTTATAAATATTGCTGCTTATGGAAAATTAGGTGATTTACAATCAAGTTTATCATCAGGGTCAATGCAATTATCATCAGGAGCATCACAATTATCATCAGGAGCTCATGATGTTTCAAATGGTGCAAATAAAGTATCATCTGGAGCTTCAAACTTAGCTAATGCTAAAAATCAGGTAAATTCCGGAGCTAATGATGTTCAAAATGGAGCATCACAAATAAAATCTGGATCCAACAATATCAATAAAGGCGCATCTGATCTTTCAAATGCTGCAGGACAAGTAAGTAGTGGTTCTAAAAAAGTTCAAGATAGTGCCTCTCAAATCCAATCAAGTATTGATCCTAGTAAATTACCTGATGGACCAGTAAAGAATGTGGTTGAAGGTTCTGTTAAATTAGCCAATTCAAGTTCAAAAGTAGCTAGTGGATCAAACTCTGTTGCACAAGGTTCTGTTAAATTAGCTAATAATTCAGCAAAACTAGCTAATGGAGCATCTGATGTAGCAGGTGGAGCTTCAAAATTAGCAAATGGGGCAGTTGATTTAGCAGATGGTTCTGGAAAATTAGCTGAAGGATCATTAAGTTTAGCAGCAGGTTCACAATTACTTGCTAATTCAGCCGCTTCTGCTTTATTTTCAGCTTCAAGTTCACTAGCTATTGCATCTGATTCATTATCTGATGTTACTGGAATTGATAAAGATAAAGTTGGAGATTATTTTTATTCACCTGTTGAATTAGAAAAAGAAGAACTATATCCAGTTGATAATTATGGTTCACAAGTAGCTCCATTTTATATTGTTTTATCAATGTGGGTTGGTGCAGTTATTACTGGAGCTATGATAAAAGTTGGAAGTAGTCATAAGACTAAATACAAACCAATAGAAGTATATTTTGGTAAATTAGCTTTGTTTATTATAATGAGTATTTTACAAGCTTTAATTACATTATCAAGTGCATTTATTCTTGGAATTACTGTTGAAAATCCTGCATTATTCATATTTTCAGGAGTATTAATATCTGTAATATTTATGACGATAGTTTATTCATTTTTATCTGCATTAGGAACCGTTGGTGAAGGTGTTGCTGTTATTCTTTTAGTACTTCAAATATCTGGTACTGGAGGAATTTATCCAATAGAAATTATGAGTCCTATATTTCAACAATTGTACTCGTATCTTCCAATGACACATGCAATAACATTACTACGTGAATCCGCCCTTGGAATTGTATGGTCAAATTATATACCAGCATTAGTATTTTTAGTTGTTGTAGGAATTTTAACTGAAATAATAGCAATAATTATCAAAACAAAAGCAGATAAAAGATCCCACTACTTTGAAGAACGTTTAAAAGAAAGTGGATTGTTTAAATAG
- a CDS encoding nitroreductase family protein has product MVLLEIMLKRKSVCKFTKDEISKEQFMKLEELMNYLIAGILALGIPEGNVEPQSLDNIGKSKIHFLI; this is encoded by the coding sequence GTGGTTTTGTTAGAGATAATGTTAAAAAGGAAAAGTGTATGTAAATTTACAAAGGATGAAATTTCAAAAGAACAATTCATGAAATTAGAGGAACTGATGAATTATCTAATTGCTGGTATTTTAGCTTTAGGGATTCCAGAAGGTAATGTTGAACCACAGTCCTTAGATAATATTGGTAAAAGTAAAATTCATTTTTTAATTTAG
- the larC2 gene encoding nickel pincer cofactor biosynthesis protein LarC2, which translates to MLIMTTIDDISLESIPYIGNRLIDNGANNFHIINSFTKKGRMEYILFVDLDENKLEDVSSLLALEFGTIGMRILSCEHLKFPFKLKTKDVSVEINKQKFNKKIKIKYLYNLNDEIISLKAEYEDLKTFSNEIASNGFNISFSKIKTIIEAEAYNDDLDEIKLSL; encoded by the coding sequence ATGTTAATAATGACTACTATTGATGATATATCTCTTGAAAGTATTCCTTATATTGGTAATCGATTAATTGATAATGGAGCTAATAATTTTCATATAATCAATTCATTTACTAAAAAAGGAAGAATGGAATATATTCTATTTGTAGATTTAGATGAGAATAAATTAGAAGATGTTTCATCCCTTTTGGCTTTAGAGTTTGGAACTATTGGGATGAGAATATTGTCTTGTGAACATTTAAAGTTTCCATTTAAATTAAAAACTAAAGATGTTTCTGTTGAGATAAATAAACAAAAATTCAATAAAAAAATCAAAATTAAATATTTATATAATTTAAATGATGAAATAATATCTTTAAAAGCTGAATATGAAGATTTAAAAACTTTTTCTAATGAAATAGCTAGTAATGGATTTAATATTTCTTTTTCTAAAATTAAAACTATTATTGAGGCAGAAGCATATAATGATGATTTAGATGAGATTAAATTATCTCTTTAA
- the dusB gene encoding tRNA dihydrouridine synthase DusB — translation MKWKIGNVEINNKVVLAPMAGICDSAFRNIIKSMGCGLIGTEMVSAKAVMHGDKRTNEMLYMTDFERPISQQIFGSDVESFKIASKYIYEYMEPDIIDINMGCPVSKVAIKSQAGSALLKNPNKVYEIINALTGQIPIPITVKIRSGWDCDSINAVEIAKIVEKAGASAITIHPRDRNQGYSGHADWNIIKQIKEELFIPVIGNGDIKSCYDAKRMIDETDCDAIMIGRGVLGNPWLIKECVDYLEKGIEPKTVTVDEKISMIKKHMNLLIDNKGEKVAIKKMRSHAAYYMKGLPRSVDFKPKLFKANTKEELFNLIDGYRESLY, via the coding sequence ATGAAATGGAAAATTGGTAATGTTGAAATAAACAATAAGGTAGTATTAGCTCCTATGGCAGGTATTTGTGATTCAGCATTTAGAAATATTATTAAATCCATGGGATGTGGGCTTATTGGGACTGAAATGGTATCTGCTAAAGCAGTCATGCATGGAGATAAAAGAACTAATGAAATGTTATATATGACAGATTTTGAAAGACCTATTTCACAACAAATATTTGGATCTGATGTAGAATCATTTAAAATTGCATCAAAATATATTTACGAATATATGGAACCAGATATTATTGATATTAACATGGGATGTCCTGTTTCAAAGGTAGCTATTAAATCTCAAGCTGGAAGTGCACTACTTAAAAATCCAAATAAGGTTTATGAAATTATAAATGCTTTAACTGGTCAGATTCCTATTCCAATCACGGTTAAAATTAGAAGTGGTTGGGATTGTGATAGTATTAATGCAGTTGAAATTGCCAAAATAGTCGAAAAAGCAGGTGCATCGGCTATTACTATTCATCCAAGAGATAGAAATCAAGGATATTCTGGTCATGCAGATTGGAATATTATCAAGCAAATTAAAGAGGAGTTGTTTATCCCAGTTATTGGTAATGGTGATATTAAATCATGTTATGATGCTAAAAGAATGATTGATGAAACTGATTGTGATGCAATCATGATTGGTAGGGGAGTTCTTGGTAATCCATGGTTAATTAAAGAATGTGTGGATTATTTAGAAAAAGGAATTGAGCCAAAAACAGTAACGGTCGATGAGAAAATTAGCATGATAAAAAAACACATGAATTTACTCATTGATAATAAAGGTGAAAAGGTAGCTATAAAGAAAATGAGATCTCATGCTGCATATTATATGAAAGGATTACCTAGAAGTGTTGATTTTAAACCGAAACTATTTAAAGCTAATACAAAAGAAGAATTATTTAATTTAATTGATGGATACAGGGAATCTTTATATTAA